Part of the Anopheles gambiae chromosome 3, idAnoGambNW_F1_1, whole genome shotgun sequence genome is shown below.
CGCCAAGCATTGCGTTGTTGGCGGACAATTTAAGAAGGTGCGAGAGAGCGGAATGGATTTTGGAAGgatttttgtaataatttgtcttttttcgtaaattttcTTCTAGCTTCCTTGCCGAGCAGTTGTACGCAGTAGATGACGGGCCACCGACTGGTGCTTCCTTGCCGGCCGTGCCCCGCATCACGCAGCTGATCGCGAACAAACTAGCCACCGACAGCGACACCCGCTGGACGCTGGACTGTTCGGAGGAGGATGCCGGCGTGCTGCAGTTCCGGCACCGGACCCTGCGCAGCTTCGTCCTGTGCGTTCAGCTGCAGCCACCGCGCGGTAAAGCCGCTGCTGCCACCCTCCAAACTGCGGGCATTCAGGAGAACTGGCGCCTCGAGCGGATACAGGTGCGCGAATGTCAGCAGGAGTACGTCCACTCGccgaagctgctgctggcgcaCATCGAGTTTATGCGGCTGGTCGAAGAGACGACCGAGCAGACGCTTCGCTCCACCTATCGGACGGTGGGCGATCTGATGGGTCTGTGGCACCGGTTTAACGAGCAGCTGGAGCGTGTCTTCGAGGTCGTTAACCGGCTGTTGACGATCATGCGCAACAACGATGCGGTGCTGCACTACGATGCGTAAGTGTTGCCATTCCATtctgtgtttgcttttgtaaATCCAATCCATTGATCCTATGTTTCTACACTTCTCTTCACAGACAAATGGAGCGGTTCTGTCTGAAGAAGTGCTTCCATCGCACCGGGGACGACGGTCAAATCGAAGCGaacgtgctgctggtgcactTCAACTGGATTGGATGCATCGGTGCGCCGAGCGTTAGCTTCCGCTGGCCGATGGCCGACCTGCCGCACAAACTGTTGCCCGCTGGTCACGCCCAGCCGCAGCACGGCGCGGCATCCTCATCCACCTCGTCCGGCTGGAACCTCCCGAAAGGTGTGTTCGTCGGGACGGATCACAAGGCGGGCCTCATGTTTCTCGAGTGTTTGCTGTGGAACGTAACGAAGCAGTACGAATCATAGCAGTAGCGCACTGACGATGGTGTAGTCcctctttttgtttaaagttCGGAAGGATCGTCGTGGATAGAATCTTGTATCGGACTGCAATTTAGAGCGTAGAGCAAACAGATATAGTGTAGTGTTTCGGTTTAAAGCGTTTTGGACGTATAATTTTACTAAACTAAATTATCCACTATTTAGCTACAGTGTGGTCGGTCGCGTACGTGTTGTTTTCGGCCATATTTTAGGGTACACCAGAATTGTCTTCTCTTGATGGGAGTGTTTGAGAGAAGTTGTCAAATACAATGTTATAACAGTGTTCGAGTGACAggatgttcttttttgtttagtgtAAAGTGATGAGAAATACGTTAGATCGTGGCTTCAATTCCCACCAAAACTTAGTTGATGGCTATTATTTCACAGTTATTTGAGGTAGTATTACACCAAAAAAGattagaaaacgagattcatcaaattgttactgaggtgtagTATAGCGAAtctcgatgccttgtgattggaatctcggcatcatctaccccatatacaagacgTGAAAcaaggttggactgcaacaactacaggggtattacggtgttgaatgccgcctacaaaatattctccctgatccttcagaaTCGACctgaaaaatcaacaactgATCAAATATTCACCaagcggcagatcttggagaagatagCAGAATCTTCtgtaagtcaacccagatcttggcatacgctgatgatatagagaTGATTGGTCTGCgactctcctatgtagcagaagcctaccaaggtaTCGAGCAGACGGCAGGGGACCTCGGagtgcagataaacgaggccaAACTggtggtggcaacatcagcggcccTATTAACAACAAATCCAAACTTACGTAGGCttgacgtacagataggtgaacgtacttttgaagtcgtcccagaattcacctatctcgggtcaaaggtcagcaacgacagcaGCACGGTAGCTGAGTTgtgcgcaaggatgctggcagccaaccggtcattctgcAGCCTgagaaatcagttcacctcaaagaacctgtcgtgACGGAGCACCTATATAGTActggtactcacatacgcctctgagatatggacactgtccaaatctgacgaaaccatTTTaaccgcgttcgagaggaagatgttCTGCAGGATTCTTGGaagtgtggaaggacaatgaaggagccgctataatgacgagctatacgagatatACGGCGACCttactgtcgtacagcgtatcaaactcgccaggctccggttggctggccatgttgtacgcctAGAAACGGACGACCTAGTCTCaataaagtctttttaggccgttcCAAAGGCCAGAAGaagcgtggtaggcccaaattgaggtgcaagatggcgtggaggtgTCCGTCATTAGGCCGTTGTAATttagcggttgtagcgccggacgAGTAAGTAGTAATCGCCCCAAAAACTATTGTTTCTTGGTGCCTGGTCTTGTTACAGATATGTTTAAGTTCTGGAATTAACCCGTTCATGATGTATCCTGGTTCTGGGTTTGTCCTGCAACTGTCTCCAAACCCATTTTGTTTTCACGCGTTGATCGTAAAGTTGAACTTCAGTATGACCACTCCGCCATGATAAATGAATATAAAAGAATAAAACTGAAATACAAAATCACATTACAACGATGTAAATGGGGTGTaaattttgaatttcaaacaacaaccaaacaatgATAAGCACAGCTCCCAACGGCTGCAAACGTCACGCGCTTCGCCTTCTGTTTTGACGTCTCATCGTGGTACGGATTTTGACGTTTGTgacgaacgcacacacaacacaagaaGAGAAAGCAAGTGGTAGGAAACAATCGAGAGCGCACGAAGGTTTTTAAAGACAAAAAAGCAATAGACATTTTGAAACGTGAATAAAACTCCGTGCAAACAACACCGTGCAGACCGAGACCTTTTGCTTGTACCCCGCTGGTGAGGTGCCTGGCTAGCTGGTTCTGGTTCTCGCTTGTCCTACGGTGAGACGACAGCACGGTCTGTTTACTCATTTTCCTTTGTGATACTCCActctcgatcgatcgaagtcGCGCGACGAGGATGCAGAATGTCCTGAATTCCGTCAAGGGCACGGCGCTCGGTGTGGCCGAATATTTAACGCCCGTCCTGAAGGTATTTGTTTTAAGGCGCGCGTCCATGGGCTTGGTTTCTAATTCTCTTTGTTCTCTCCCTCAACGTCTCCACGTACCACAGGAGTCCAAGTTTCGCGAGACGGGTGTGCTTACGCCGGAAGAGTTCATTGCCGCCGGGGACCATCTGACCCACCACTGTCCGACCTGGTCCTGGGCGGTGGGCGATGAGAGCAAAATCAAGCCTTATCTGCCGAAGGGTAATTGTGTTTCGTCGTTGCTGGGCTgtttttgtgccttttatTTACGTTCTATCTTTCGCTTTGGGCGGTGCTTAAACATTATCTCGCAGATAAACAGTTTCTGATTACGCGCAACGTACCGTGCCGACGGCGCTGCAAACAGATCGAGTTCGTCGGGGAGGAAAATCTGGTAGAGGAGAACGATCCGGACGGTGGGTGGGTTGAGACGCACCACTACAATCCGGACGAGGCGGGCAGCTCCGGGCTGGAGGATAAGGTGTGCGAGATGAAGCTGGACAGTTCGCGGATCGAGGACGAACCGGCGGCCGATATGGATGATCCGCGCAACCTGGAGGACGGAGATGGTGATGGAGGGCAGGATGATGACGAGGACGGTGCGGCGATCGATATGGATGAGTTCGAGGAGAGCGGTTTGCTGGAAATGGTCGATCCGGTAAGAATTTGCGGGAAgggatgtttcattttttttaccaaatatttttgtgtgtaaccttttctattttttttttgtagtcaAATGCACTTCTTCCGGCACCGAACGAGAAGCCGAAACCGACGGTCGCTGCGTCCGAGACGGAGGGCGACTCGGTCGTACGCACCAGGACCTACGATCTGCACATCACCTACGACAAATACTACCAAACGCCCCGGCTGTGGGTGATCGGGTACGATGAAAACCGCAAGCTGCTAAGCGTGGAGCAGATGTACGATGACGTCAGCCAGGATCATGCGAAGAAAACGGTCACCATGGAAACGCATCCGCATCTGCCCGGACCCAACATGGCGTCGGTGCATCCGTGCAAGTGAGTGTACATTTCCTTTTAGTGTGTCTATATACCCATTGGTTTTAACATTTGATGTTACTGTCTcgcctttttttattgtagacACGCGGACATTATGAAGAAAATCATCCAAACGGTGGAGGAAGGGGGCGGCGAGCTGGGCGTGCACATGTATCTCATCATCTTTCTGAAGTTCGTCCAAACCGTCATACCGACGATCGAGTACGATTTTACGCAAAACTTTAACATTACCAACCACAAATAAGGCGGGATGGGGAATGTGGTGCTACCGCCGAGCCGGACGCCCCAGACCCCGtggagcagcaacaaacagacacaaaGCCTAGCCTACGATTAGTGGTCGcttaaaaacagcaaaaaaaattgcTCTGTGCGTGATGATGTTAAACGGCTCTCAGAAGGCTTACTGGAAGGCGTCGTGTACCTTTTGTgtttaaatttccttttttttgttttactccaTGTTTTTTCAGTTCGTCAATTTGCGCCATGTTTCAACTTTTCAGTTGCCTGTGTGTTTAGTTGTGGCGTATTGTACTTTTTTTATAGTTGAGTCCTCCCCAAATGAAACACCCAAATGATATTTAAATACTCCACAAATGCACTACCCAGTGCACCTGGTGTTGTGTGGAGCTTTCAAAGTAAAGACTAAGATGGTTTAACATGATGCAGGCGTGATATATATAAAAATGTGTATAGAGGCGATGAGCAGCTTAACGGGAGGCTCTAGACGTTGTTTAAAGTGATTGAGAAAGTAGTTTTTAAAATTTAGAGCATCTTGTAGGTCATCTTGTAAGGTTGGGTTACGCTCCAATTATTAAGTGCATTGTTCTGCATCCTTTCCATGTTGCTTTCCACTTTAAAATAGAACACAATAAGTGATCTCACTATCTTTATTTGGAATTTCTCGTGACTCTTAAGTTTACCAATCTCAGTGTCAGAGTGCAGATATCGCTTAAAGGCGGATATCTTCAGTTTTCAAAAACAATCACATAAAACGCATCGATGTGTTGTGCTGAGCGGAGCAACTGCGGGATGTCTTTATTTGTGGGAATTACTGTAAATTTTTATTCTCTCGAGAAGTTTGGAGTTTCTAGAGCATTATCTGAGGTACTGAAGGCGTGTCTGCCTGGCTGATACCATTCTAATTACATAATTATGATCAATTCCTTAGCTTTGAGGATGATATTGACATTATTGTGTTACTTCCGAAAAGACATACGATGATCAAGGTGACAAAGATTCGAAGCTTGTTGGACGAAGCAGTGTGAAAGGCAGTACATTAGCCTTAGGAATGGCTTGGCACGATCGTTACTTCATACTACCACATCCATGCAACGAGAGCTGAAGATCTGCAACTGTTCCGAAGAATTGTAGGTACTCCTTGTTCTGAATGAACTTCTGAAATCCAGAAGACTTTGAAGAAGATACTCAATGTAGGATACATCCACATCTTCAGAGTGATCCTCAGAACACCGATACGTCTCACAGGAAGATCTCAGATGTTGCGATCAAATAGAGGGATTTTGCCGAGCTGCTTGGTGGATCGCAGAGGCTGACTTATATCTTTGGACGGATTTAATGTCTTCTTTACACGCTTCTCGTGAGTTTAACAGCTTGCTGGTAGCCTCCAAATGCTTCATTACTAGAGCTGAATTCCAAAAACAACTTCCTTTCGCGGAAACTGCACTGATCACACAGTGCATGCCTGGGAGCACAGCAGCCGCGTGAAAGATCACGCCGAAAGCAAGGCAGGCGACGACCGGCCGCGTGGTGATGATGCTTCAAAGTGTTGCTGGGCCCGTCGGTCGCCACCGCTCATACTCTGCACCCGTGGGAcggttgtgtgttgtggcGTACATATCGAGAGAACTGCTGCCTGGCTCGAGAGTCCGAGAATATTAGCCCTCGCCGGCACCTCGCTGCGCTGTGGGCGGCGGGAGCGCCACAAGAAAAGAGCAGATGTTGGTTTTTGGCTTCCCGCGCGCGGCTTCGACACACGACGGGCGCGAGAAATTATTCGTACCTCCGAGCAATGACGGAGCATAATGGGGTGTGGATGCCGGTgaggtgcaaaaaaaaaaaacgggaacagGGCGGAGCACAATAGAGAGACAGCCAGAGAGAAGAGAGTCGGAGCGAGAGGAGGCTGCCTCTGCTGCTGTGGCCCGCACACACTCTTCAAAAGGATCGCAGAGGAAGAGGGCCTCAGCGCGAGACTCAACGCGAacagaaacgaaaacaaacagagaagcagcagcagcagcggcagtcaacgacaacaacaaagtcGCTTTTTTCTCGTGCAGCTGGAGAAATTAGAGAAAAGCGATTGCACGGCGAGAAGGAGCATATCTCCTTGCCATGAATAAAGAGTGTTGCTAAgatgtaataaaatatttacgtCGGCATTGCGGTGCAATTCAACATAACCACAACATTCCATGTACGCCATTTGTCATTTGGCTTGGGCTTGTTGTCAACGCACatatacacgcacacaggcaTAGAAACAACCCCATTTTTTCCTCATTTTACCATTCAGTTTTTGACAGTCAGCCGATAGAAGTGCGTTGTGCAGCCACTGCCGTGGACAGTTTTCCCCGCTTTTCCCACCCGTCCCCGGGCTGGCTAGTGCGACGTGGAAAGACATCAAAGAGTTTCCCTGTGCTTGCGGAACAACAAGAGCTCATCTCGCTGCAGCAATCTGTAGAGCTCGAAAAAGAAACGGGAGTAGAAGAGCGCAAGTGAGAGCGGAAGGCGCGGTGAGAaggtgtgagtttttttttattttttgctgggCAATGGGTTTGAAaggtagagagaaaaaacaagagGGAAGACGAGGGTGTAGTGAGAAAGGGTTCTTTTTTATCTCGCTGCCTGGTCAGTGCGCGAGCATTGTTCGCCTGCGtggagcgagcgagcgcgcgtaCCTGCGTGTATTGGTGTGCACACGGGGCGAGCtgtctcacgcacacacacacgcacacacgtttcTAACGCGCGTTGTGAGGGTCTCGAAGGGAGATTCGCTCGAACCGTCGAGAGCGTGAGCGAGCGTCGCCATATTGTTCGTGAGCGTAGTGCGAGTAGGTCGATTTTTCCGTAGAGCTACCTGCGGACGGGCGCGCGCGTTACCGTGTAAGTGTGTTAAGCGGGCCACTGTAGAGCGGGCTACTGCGGCCGTCGTTCTCCGGGTGTCGTTCCGGATTGCATTGCATCCAACACGCGCGGTTCTGGCCGGGCAGTGCTCTTTCTCGGGGTTGTCTCTGGGAGCAGAGCAGAGAAGAGCAGAAAGAGAGCGGGGAACAGCCCGTGCAAACCGTGGGGCCGCAGAGAACGCGGCCGCGCTGCTTGTGGTGTGGGTTTATCTTTGCtttggcatttttttccttctttctttccctcaATCCCGTtacgcgagaaagagcgagataCAGGGAGAGGGAGTGAGAACGCAAGAAGAAattctgtgtgtgcgtgtgtgtgtgtcagtgcgTACGCGCGCGTTCTAACAGAGTAAATGAGGAGGGAGCATTTCCAACTCTTCTCTGtatatcatttttaatattttcggCTTGAGTCACTGTatagagagcaaaaaaacgaaaagaagaaaaaaaaacggtaacgAAAAGTCTCCTCTTCCTCACCTCGCCCCGCACTCCAAAGCAGGGCTGAAGGGTGAAAGAAAGGAGGACAACGACTCCCCCTCTGCCGCCCCACATCCCGGCCCTCGTAAGAGGGTAGTGAACGCGTACTACGTAGCGTGTGGAGTGCAAGACGTGTGTGCCGTGGCCCGGGGTACGGGtacgagagcgcgcgcgcgcgcgtgtacgTGTccgtgcggtggtggtgtgcgtgcCCGCACACtctgctgtgcgtgtgtgtttgcgggAGTTTTTCCTCTGCCTACGCGATCGAAATGGGCCCGGGGGtgtttggaaaatagaatgcgtgtgtctgtgtgtaatATAATACTAATACGTGTGTAATTTCATGTTTCTTCCTTTAGCACAGgcggatggtgtgtgtgtgtggaaattgAATTGAGTTGAGTGGCTGTTCTGTTGGTGGTGTGAAAACGAGCCGAATTTGAAGTGGAAAACTTACCTACTTGCCTCTTGTCACACACACCCCCCCCTTATTGCTAGGTGGAGAGTGGAGCAAGTGtggtgcaagtgtgtgtgtgcgtagtggaaagaaaaacgcGTTATTTTCGGTTCCGCGAGGAGCAGAATACTCGCCGTCGCAGCTAAAAAtcgtgagtgagtgagagcgGGCAGTGCGAATTGTGAGCAATAGCAAtaacaaaaagtgcaataaaagaagaagaagaagaggcagagaaaaggaaaaacaaaatcacagtGTGCGGAAATTTTGTTTGAGATTGCTCCCCCCGCGGTGGCGTGAGAGATAGTTGTGTcgctctgcgtgtgtgtgtgtgttagtagtGTGTGCTGAGAGGAAGGCATTTGATTAGAGAAGCGCAGCAAAAAGTCAACAACACAAACGGGAGCCTGAATGACGATGTCGCTCCCGATTAACTCGCTGTACAGCCTGACCTGGGGCGACTACGGCACCTCGCTGGTGTCCGCAGTTCAGCTGCTCCGGTGCCATGGCGACCTGGTGGACGTCACACTGGCCGCCGGTGGCCGGAGCTTCCCCGCGCACAAGATCGTCCTGTGTGCCGCCAGCCCGTTCCTGCTCGATCTGCTGAAGGTAAGGTGAAGTGGTGGGGTGGTTCCTTTTCTTTACGttttctccctccccccccacgCTAGTTCACTTTGTCGTCATTTcgccgtgtgtatgtgcgcgggCGCATAGCGCtgcttgtggtggtggtggtgtgtgtgcgtgtgtgcgtgtcgaaTGGGCAAAGAGGGTGAAGTGAAGGGACTGAAAGTCTCCTGAGTTAAATATAGAGCGACACGGTACTacagtgtatgtgtggctgtgtgtgtatgtaaaaagagaaaaattaTCTCtttaaacaatgttttttgttagtttttttttgtttttttttccatcctatatgtgtgtgtgtttgtgtgcttatCACTTCATAACAGAGAATAATCGTCCGCAGGGTTGGTTGGGAGAACGCAAGAGCAAAAAGATTACAGGGGCGCgcttgtgtgagtgagtgtgtgtggctcATTTTCGCCCACCATCTTACTCTCCGTAGTGAGCAGCACGTGAGCGTGCGCTCGCTCCGAGTGAGCAGCGAGAGATGAGATGATTGGATTTCGTCTTTCGGAGATTCACTTTTTAAACGTGTCTTTTCGTCAGCATTCctttaaattttcattcaacGAAACACAATTTGTAATATTTAAAGAATTtgatagaaaacaaaacattttcgagGATTAAAAACGTCCCAGCGCGAGAAGTGTCAAATGAGACTCCCTCTTCTCAAGTGAGATGAAAAACGGTAGTCTCTCTCCTAAAGTGTCTCTGTTGTGTGCCCTGCGTGTGTGCGTTAGGCAAAAGGAAGCCGAATGGCAAAAAAGAGACTgccgcgagagagagagagaaagaaaaaaggagagGGAAGGAGAGCGCAGGAGAGAACGAGAGCGCGATGCTTTGCCTTTCGCATCAGCGTGAACAAACGTCAGAGCACACAGCACTCTTCTATCGCTTTGCTAGTCTCCCAAACAAGACCGAACCGGCACGACTGGCAGTGTTGCCAGACTGTGGGATGATGACGTTTGttgattatttgtttattacgacgtcactttattgtttattgcCGCTTTATTGAATGTCTCTGCCGTGTGCAATTGCAACAGAAGGCAGGGCCGTATTACAAGTTCAAATAGCAAATTAGCATTATAAACCAGTATTAAATGATTTTGCTCATTAAAATTCCTTTCCCAGGGTGACGTTTGAATGCTAATGTgtatgcgtgtatgtgtgtttgtgtgtaatgCTATTTTTAATACACACCACCCGTTTTCATTCCTCCTCGTTATAAAGAGACTTTGGAGTTGGCTTTCTCTTTTCCGTTATttcaaaatgtgtgtgtgtgtgtgcaaatgcTTGTTGAGCCAAATTCCGACCTATGCGGGGGTTAGATTTTGCATTCTCTGTTTTCATTTCCACCCAACGCTGGGGGTGTTTTGACGTGTGCCGAAAGCAAAACAGAGAAATGTGCAAATTGCgcttctctccctctcgctgTCTCTCTGTTTACTGCTCCTCGTGCACATGCACTCttgagaagaagaaggagaagaagaaatgtAGACcatacaaacacgcacgcacacgagACGATGATCCAAGCAGTGGTAGGTTGATGAGAAGGGTGTGAAGCATGGAATGAGAAAGAAGCGCGCATGAATCCTCTCATAAAGAaggctgtgtctgtgtgtgtttgtgtctgtatgtgcGTACGCGAGTATCCTCTTTCCACCAGGGGTCGGGAGAAGCTCTCGGAGACACGGAAAACGAATTCCCTTTTTTCGCACCCAAAACCCCCTCATGATCTCGCTCAATAAATGATGAGCT
Proteins encoded:
- the LOC1271177 gene encoding ubiquitin-like-conjugating enzyme ATG3 yields the protein MQNVLNSVKGTALGVAEYLTPVLKESKFRETGVLTPEEFIAAGDHLTHHCPTWSWAVGDESKIKPYLPKDKQFLITRNVPCRRRCKQIEFVGEENLVEENDPDGGWVETHHYNPDEAGSSGLEDKVCEMKLDSSRIEDEPAADMDDPRNLEDGDGDGGQDDDEDGAAIDMDEFEESGLLEMVDPSNALLPAPNEKPKPTVAASETEGDSVVRTRTYDLHITYDKYYQTPRLWVIGYDENRKLLSVEQMYDDVSQDHAKKTVTMETHPHLPGPNMASVHPCKHADIMKKIIQTVEEGGGELGVHMYLIIFLKFVQTVIPTIEYDFTQNFNITNHK